The stretch of DNA GAGAGAAGTGAGTGGCTGTAAGTAAATCAATCCTGTGAGACACAAAGACTTACAGTGCTTTGCCTCTTACACATGGTAGCAAAAATTGTTAACAGGACTATGTTATGTCAATGTGGTGGTAAAAATAAGCATTGCCGGGAATGGTCAAGCTAAACTGACCCAGAGATGGATGATGATAATAAACTCAGTGGAGTCCAGCCTCTGGAACTGTCAGATATGAAGCCAGCAAAAGCATATGACAAAGCTAGCAAGAAGCTGTGACTTGTTCCTCAGCTAGgaattttctttcccctccactGCATAGATTTTTAGGGATGCAACATCAAGAGATTATGTCCTGTGACTGGCTGATACTTCAGTTACACAATCAAGACCTGGTATGAGCTTTTTTCCTTGAGTAAAAGTGGAAGATCATCCTTCAgtctccttttccctctttaaGTCCCTTACTGAATTTAGAGCAAATATAAAGGAACTTCTCATGCATGAAGTCTTGGACAGAATATCAACAACCTGGTCTTCTAATATTTTAGAATATTCCTTACCTGCTTCCTGATAGAGCTGATAGGCTTTGTCAGTCTCCCCACTAAAGATACCAATAATGATGACATCATCCCCATCCTTCAGAAATTCCTGTACCTGCTTGGTAGCCTGAATCTGTTTAGATGGAGGACCAGCCTGTTCAATCATGTAGTCGACAATACCTGTGAGACAAACCCAACCCCAAGAAATTGCTTAGAACATTTACTGAACTGAAAGGTTCAGGCATTTTCTCTACAGCATCGTTTAATACCATATTCCCCACTGacatctttctttctgtgcagCCTTTCCACAACAACCAAGAGACCACATCAACAGGACTGCAGTCATGGTCTTCAAAGGCTTCAGTTCTGGATAGTCACTTTTAGGCTGCTTTCAAGGACTTCCATGGATATCAGATCCAATTACCTTCCCAGTAATTCATCTTTCTGAAATTTTAGATCCTCCATAGTCTTGTGACCCTGCTATGAGACATGATTCCACTCGGATATTGCTAATTCTTCTCTAAATATTACCGAGCACTTCACCAGCCCTTACACAGCAGGGCAACTAATGGCTGCTCATTTACTCATACTGCCAGCTTGTACATTTACTTTATATTAAAAGGAGCTTACAGTGCCACCATAAGATGTTACAAAGATAAGACTAATTTATTCTGCTGGCTTGTGTAGATATGACTACATCTTTTTTTCAGGTTCCTCTAACTACTATTCCTAGGATGCGAACAAGTTTGCAAGCTCTAGTGTTACATCAATACATTTATAGTCAAgcccaaagaaaataaaagagaaagcacaATACCATATTTTTCTCGGGGACCATTGTAGTCATAAGGTTTGCCTTTGCGGAATATTTTCAGAGTTGGGTAGCCGCTAACATCAAACTTCTTTGCAAGGTCAGTTTCAGCGGTGGCATCGACTTTAGCCAGAGGAATAGGAGGTGTGCGCTTGCTGAGTTCCTGAGCAGCCTTCTCATATTCTGGAGCAAGCCTTTTGCAGTGTCCGCACCTAAGAAAGGAGGAGGGTGAAAGGCAATTTTTACGATGTACATGTATAGTCCTGCTAGTTACCTTTACCTCTGCAGTGAAAGAGATGCAAGCCTCTTTATTAGAGACATAATGACGGAAAACAGCTTCACCAAGCACGTTCAGACCAGCTGTGCTAGTAAAGCAGAGGTGACTGCATTCCTGCTTACCATGGAGCATAGAATTCCACCAGAATTATGTCAGCACTATTCACAACATCATCAAAGTTATCTTGGGTCAATACCATTGTAGCTTCTGGTGGAGGGGTCCAGTTGGGGTCAGAAACCTCCTTGACTTTGGCTACAATTTCTGAAAGATAGTTCAATAGCCCAGTTAAAGTTTGCGCTATCATATCCGTAGTATATCAAAAGAAAGAGTCAACATCAAGATATCAGAGCAGCAAGCACGGTCTTAGAACAAACAGTCAAGTTTTTATATTGGTTTACActatatcactttttttttttttaaataaagctccTTTATAGTCTACTTTACTGCTGGTATTGCCAAGGTCTTTAATATTCTCTTCACCTACTCAACACCTTAATTATGCAGAACACAGTCTATACTTCACAGCAAGTTATTATGTGAATTCCATtcaaagcagacagaaaaggTAGTTTTTCCTTCTGACTGGAGTGAAGATAGACAATTTCATTAAGTGAGAAACACAGGGTTTTATACACAATGTCAATTTACAAACCTGATGTTTCCTACTGGCTGATCTCTCATCAAGCACAACAATACCTCCTACTCTAATCAagtcataattttaaaaacctttCCTCACTAAAAGCACTACACACTACCTGCAGAACTACCTTCTAGTACAGAGAATTTAGAAGACTGGACAAAATTTCAGCCTTCATAATGCTGTTCCTCTTAACACAATGGAATTTGAGATCAAAGTCCTTGATAATACATGGTCTGAGTAGCAAAACAATATAATTCCTTGCTTTGTCATGAAGAACTGTAAAGGACCGGTGCTTACCATCTTCTGTTCGAGAACCATCATAGTCAACAGGCTGGCCttttttcaggattttaatGGTTGGGTAGCCACTGACATCAAAACGACTTGCTAGCGAAGTGGCTGCAGTAGCATCAATTTTGGCAACTGGAATAGGAGggtcattttctttcaaagttttgGCTATCTTCTCATattcaggagcaaactgcttgCAGTGCCCACACCTGTAAAAGACAAAAGTAGACAGATAAATGCAAGGCAGACATGGAGACGTATTTTACTACCCCACATTTCCAGGAGGCCTTCTACCAGATGTTCACAGTATCAAGAGTATTTGTCTTGCTATATTTTCAGACTCATGGGGGGTGGTAGTGGTGGTGAGAGGGCAAGAGATGCTGTAGCTAGTTCACTCAAATCAcaacctttcttctttttccactcCCACCCCTATTCAAAAGATACCACATATGCTTCTTAAAGCCTCTGTAAGAAAATTTAATGACTACTTCTACAAAGTTGCAAACCTTGTACTGtgcttctcctccctgcccccagatAACATTTCACTCAGACTTCAGCTTCTCCCTAATCTGATCTGGGTTCATCTTCTCTATATGGTACCCTAAAAttaaactgaagagaaaaatgaaccAGAAGTTAACTGGGCTTTAATGAAACCTCGCATCCACTCTCATATCATAACACCTGTTCTCTCTGACCATGCCAAAACTCTCTGGGAAGAACATGACTTACTGCTGCAAAAAATGGCACAGCAGAGGATACCAGCATATGAGAAGCTGAATATAGCTTGACAAACTGAagacagaacaggaaaaaaaaagtagcatgtAACAGACAGCCTGTATTCCTTAGCCTCTCAACTGGCAGGAgagggtggaggaaaaaaagaagtgtctAGTCTGTGGTGACAACACATCCTTCTACATGGTTATATTAAGCTTCACGTTCAGTTTTCAAGCTGGCAAACTACAGTTGCCAAAAAGGAATAGGCTTCCACGTGATGAGACTGGTATtagaaaaaaaccacaactctCCCTTAAGCAAGATCAAACTCCCCCCCACCACCTCCACTCAAAGACTAGAAAAAGTCCTGGACATCAGTAataggttcttcaccaagagggttgtcgcgcactggaacaggctccccagtgaagtagtcactgcaccaagcctgtctgaatttaaaaagcaattggactgtgcacttagtcacatggtctaaacttttagGCAGACCTGTGCGCTGccgagttggacttgatgatccttatgggtcccttccaacttgggatattctatgattctatgaaacagGACACATGGGTAAGTCAAAAGACTTATCCAATTATATCACTAAGCCACAAAGGAAGAGAGGTTCTGGCAGCAGCACTAATGCACCAGCTTGACTGCAAATAGTCTactcttatttttcccattaatGATCCTCATTATTTTTGCCCataataatgcaaaaaaaaggATACATTCTGGTTTAAGTTCTCTGTCTCAGTTGTACACAGGTAAATCCATGGTAGCTCCTGAGTGTACTGGTGTAACTCAGCATACACGATCAAAATTCTGCTGGTGTACGTGGCACTGTTTAAACTAGAAGTATGAAGGAACTATATCCTTACACCGCATCCTTCTGGCAAGGACAAAGACTGGAACTTCAAAAGGAAAACCTCCCAGCTAGGGAAGCCTCCTTCTAGAAGTACATCTAGAAGTACACTGGTTTTAGGTAGGCCAACAGGACAAGACAGCAGGCTGCACGGTCATACTGCACAACTTTTCTGGGGCTCACTGGGACCATCTCTGTTCCCTGACAAGAACAGAGCAGCGACAGACCCTGAGCAGTGCTTCCCTTGGCACAGGAGCCCTCAGTATGACCTAAATGCGTGGTGACAGAAAACTGCATGCTTTACAGGAGCAGGGAAAGGGACACCTCCAGAACCATCTCTTGCCCTGGACAACAGCACAGTCCAGTACTGGTCCTCCTTGGCCTTTGAAACCACCTATGCTTTTAAACCAGTCATGACCCAAACATCTGCTTTTAGAATCACAGCCTACTAACATGAGGAAACGGTATCAACAACTCCTCACTCCCTAAAACCGTTCAGATAGATACTTGGTAAAGagtagaaacaaacaagcaaacatctCTACCCCAAAAACAATAGCCCAAGCTCACCTTTTAGGATTGCATATTGCCAAAaaaccccccagcacccatcccATCCTGCCACCTAAGGAGGTGCTGAAGACCGTGAACCCACCATGGCGCGTAGAACTCCAGCAGCACAGTGTCCTTGTCTGCAGTAAAGGTGTCAAAGTTTGCATCATTCAAGATCAACACACCATTCTCTTCTTTAACTTCAGAATCATCATCGTCATCATCTTCCTCTTCATCATCgtcgtcatcatcatcatcatcaattTCTTTTGTAAGTGATTCTGGAAAAGTAGAATTAAAAAAGTGCAGTACAGACTAGATTGTGTCAAGCTTAATGTTTCAATAACTACCAGGTTAAAGATGGATTAGATGTATCCTGTAGTTAAAGTAGTACTAGGTTAGTTCCTGTTCCACATCCAGTGACAGCTGCCCAAGTTTGGGAATTTTTGTTTCCATCCCCAACTGCTTaagcccagccctgccaccccaACCTATCCTGCTTTCAGTTACAGAGATGTTTCAATTCATTAAAGAGGCTTTCTACGTGCAAAAGCATCGCTCTGCTTGTAAGCTCAGAATCAGCACCAGGCTGTGGAGCAAGTGTAAAAACAAACTGACTGTCACATAACACACCCCTGCAAACCCATCCCCAGGCATATGATGGATACAAGATGCCCTTCTGAAACAAATGGAGTGAGGCCCCCCACCCAGGGGGCCCTTTGGTTTCAGGAGTCCAAAACCACTGGTCTAGAACAGGCCTTTGGAGAAGACAGATTTGCTCAATTTGAGAAGCAGGACTTGCACATGAAATCTGATGCCAAAACACTTCAAACAGTTCAGTCTGCCTTAGAATCTGAGATGGTGTCTTTAACATTTGATCATTCTCGTCTTCTTTTAAAGACGTTGTTAAAACTGCTATAATTCTAGGCAAACAAACCTTACTGAATGTTTTTATAGGAATTTCAGTCACAGAACAAATGATGACAGTACCTCATCCCTAATGTAAAACATGCATCAGTGTACCTAAGGTCCTTTTAGCCACATGGAGTTCCATGGttaaaacagcaggaagaagatTAAAAGTTTCCTTGTTCAAAACTATATATTCTCTACCTAAGCTTAGCTAGCTTTCAACTACGTTGACATGCAGGACTGCAGTAGGCAGTAGATAACGTACACATAGTCTATGCGTTCAGAACAAGAATTCTGAAAACACTCTTGATTTTGCCTGGAATTTGAAGTCAAGAATTACAAATATGTAATATTCAGTGGCCAGgtacaagcaggaaaaaatggaagaaaacccAACTTATTTTCAGGCCAACAGCAAACCAGAGCAACATTCTCATCATGGACATTATACCACTAAACAACAATAACCATTTTTATGTTAAAAGATACTAAAAAAAGTAAGTGCATACGCTCTCTGCATAAACATATTTTCTAGAGGAGTGTATATTTTAATTAGAACCCAATTTTATACAATGCCAAAATAGTGAAGTCTCTAACACGGTCAGAGATCACAGGAGATCATTTATCACACAATGGAAGTCACCTGGATTAAGTTTCTTAACAACTACTACTGTTTCCCTCTCATCTAAACATCAGCTAACAGCACTATTTACAACTGGACAATGCCTTCAGTGTTGCCGCCTCAGAGCACCTGCAGTAGTAGAAGGGCTGAGCTTCCAGACACACTGCAAGAGAATTCCTAGggcattcatttatttacatttggGAATGCCGCTGTGAGAAAGCTAGCTGTCAGGGGTGTTCAGCAGCCAAAACCTCTGCTGACATCAGTGCTCAGTAGATTCGAGGGCTGTGTTTTACTGCAGGGAGTTCCAGGCTGGTGTGTGCCTGGATTCCCAGGGAGCTGTGCAATACCCGTTGCTTTCCAAGCAAAGCACATCAGCCTTGACTTTTTAACGAGGAAGGAACTTGAGCAAAACTCATTAGTCAATTCTGCTCGTGCAGCTTTGAAACTGACCAGACTGCAGCTCTTGTTTCTGCTCACAACATTGGCTTCCCTCCGGTAAGAAGAAGACCGCTGCAGTAACAGCAGCGTAAGCTCGGAGCCTGGAAAGGCGAGAACCATGTGTGGAGATTCTGCTCAAATTAAAAACACTAAACCACCTGATCTCACGTGTATCACTGAAGTAATTTTATATCTTTCCCTGGAAGCAGCTGCACAGCCTGCCAACACGAAGCTTTGACACGGATGTATGGTCAGTACACACACccacttcctcctccccagAGGTGGAGGCATGATAAAGGCACGTAAAATCAGGACTCCAGGCCTCCCAAAATACCTCACGGAGAACACGCATTCCTGTAACAACCACGGACTCATCCTCTGGAGTCTAAGTAAGGACAAGCCGTATTTAGGAAAGCTGCTTTCCTCCGCCTTTTCCGCGCCGGATTCTCTGCGTGGACCCTGCTTTAATGACGCGCTGAGGCAACctgcccccccacacaccccccccatccccccatCCCGCGCTCACCTTCGTCCTCCTCGGCCGCCGCGCCGCGCGCCAGCACGGCCAGCGCCAGCgccacccccagcagcagcagcagcgcccgcACCCCGCGACGCCTCATCCCGCCGCTGCTGCTCCCGCTCCTACTgctcctactgctgctgctgctgccgcccggcccggctccgCTGCGGCGCGGCGAGGAGCGCGCGGGGCCGTCGGCGCGCAGCTGCACGCCCTGCTCTGAGCTGCCGCGCGCCCATTGGCTGCCCGCCGGCCGCCAACCGCCGGCCGCCACGAGCGTGGTGGCGCAGCCGCGCTGCGAGCGGAGGGgcggcagcggggaggggagggagcggggattccccgcccgcccgccgggCGCAGCGCGACGTTGGCGCTGGGGACTGGAGGGCGCCGCCGGGGGGAGGGCGcaagggcggcggcggcggcctgTCAGGGCGAGCCGCGTGCGCGGCGGGCGGGGGCTGCCCGTCAGGGGGCCGTGCGGGGCCGCAGGGGGCGGGTGGGCGTGTGAGGTGACTGAACGGCACacaaaaaaatcctgctttttatttttttcaaattaaatgtgTATTGCTGCAGCCGAGTGGGACCTTGTGAGACCTGGTTTGAAAAGATGTCTTGATCCCGCCGGATTTtggaataaatatgaaaataaacagagTTTGTTCCGATGATGTGTTTTATTGGCGTGGATGCACAGTTGGTTGGATCCCGGCCcgaatatgaaaaattaaagagTATAGGAGGTTGCTGCTCACAGGGTGTTGGTTAACACGACCATTGATTTGAATGTAGTGCTGGTGTGTGAAATATTTGCTGCCCTCCTCATCTGAGTTCCACCATAAGACAAATGGTTGCTACTGCAATCCATTTATCCCAATGTTGTTTGGAGATTAACCAGCAGACAGCTCGATAATATCAATACTACACCAATATAGGGGAGTGCTGCCAGACCCAGCATTTCAGGGCTGACATTGTTTGGACATTGGAAAACAGGTGAAAAaagctcacagaaaaaaaaccagGTAAGAGGGAGAAGTAGTGTGATTATTGCTTTCATCTGTTAGAATGTGAAATGCAGGATTaaatagtttttcttctgtgacagCTAAGTTTTATACTCATTAACCAAGTTGAAAAACGAGGTTGGTAGACTTGCTAGACAGTCACAGATGACAGGCACCAAGATCCAGCTagaaagtgaaaaaggaaatgcaggCAGTACAAATACAGTTTCTGGATTTGTTTGAACTGCATCAGGAAAGCCTGCAGGACAGAAACCCTGTAATCCCTGCTCATGCAAGGACAGCCTGATCATCTGACTGAAAGGCTGCCAAGCTGTGTGGGTAGTTACCATAGCCTGGATCTTAGGCACGTCCCATTAGACAAACAGGGCCTTGGCAAAGGACCACAGCCTTTTCTGTCTTCAAACCAGTGGGGCTATGCCTGCAGGCCTAGGCTGGCATAACAGGACAACACAACGGGTCATAAAGAACATACTAAACAGAAACGTAATTCATCAGAGACCAGCTGTGGTGTAGCTTAGTGTAACTGTAAGCTTTGTGCGAATGTGAAATACAGCAGGCACTGAAAAGAGTGTGCTATCCATGCAGTTTTTCCAAGATTCCTTCCTGTTCCCTCAAGGCTTGCTTGCATATAGGGATGGCCATATGAAGCTGAAAATTCTCTGGACTAAGTCCTACTAGAAACAGTGCTGTGGCCTTTTGCCAAGTACGTGATCTTTATCTGAGGTAATGTTGTGGTTtagccctggcaggcagctaagtaccacacagccactcactcactcactctCCCTTGCTGGGGTAGGGATGAGAATTGGAAAGGTAAAGTGTGGTAACTCATGGGCTGAGGTAAAGGCAGTTTACTAGGTAAAGGAAAACCCATGcttgcaagcaaagcaaagcagtgaattcattcactgcttcccatctgcaggcaggtgttcagccacttccaggaaaacaGGGCTCATAACCCATGATGGTTCCTTGGGAAGTCAAACGCCATTGCTCTGAATGTCACCACCACccctcttctttcccccagctTTAATTGCTGATCACAACATCATATGATATGGAGGccagtctgggtcagctgtcctggctgtgtcctgtcccagctcctggtgcacccccagcttcctctatggcagggcagcatgagaaacTGTGAGAAGTCCTTGGTGCTATAtgcaaacactgctctgcaacaacttaaaacatcagtgtgttatcaccactattttcatcaaaaatccaaaacactgcACTGTTTGGACCCCTACAAAGATAAATAACTGTCCTGGCCAAAGCCATGACATTTAGCAACAGAATAATCATTCTCTTTACCAGTAGGCTCTCTAGGTAGAAGGAAGGTGGAACAGAGTTTGGAACAGATGGTTAAGTATAGGGTTATCTGTAGGTTAGATACATGGAATAGTGAATAGTGAAGCACAGGTCCCTTGCAGCACGTATAGTGAAGCACAGGTCCCTTGCAGCACGTAAGAAGTGAGAAATTGGCCACATTTGCAAGTCATGTCTGCTCCATACATTGCTAGAGAGCAAACAAACACTGAAAGCATAAGAGTTCACAAAGCATCTATGGAACAGTTTTAGGTGAAAGACATTTTTGTCTGATACCTCTGCTATGCTGCAGAAAAATCCAGGTGTTAGCACACTTTAGTTATTTGAAAATGGATTATGTTTTGTGCATACTGTGTTTTCATACCCTTATAACCTGTTG from Anas platyrhynchos isolate ZD024472 breed Pekin duck chromosome 2, IASCAAS_PekinDuck_T2T, whole genome shotgun sequence encodes:
- the PDIA4 gene encoding protein disulfide-isomerase A4, with product MRRRGVRALLLLLGVALALAVLARGAAAEEDEESLTKEIDDDDDDDDDEEEDDDDDDSEVKEENGVLILNDANFDTFTADKDTVLLEFYAPWCGHCKQFAPEYEKIAKTLKENDPPIPVAKIDATAATSLASRFDVSGYPTIKILKKGQPVDYDGSRTEDEIVAKVKEVSDPNWTPPPEATMVLTQDNFDDVVNSADIILVEFYAPWCGHCKRLAPEYEKAAQELSKRTPPIPLAKVDATAETDLAKKFDVSGYPTLKIFRKGKPYDYNGPREKYGIVDYMIEQAGPPSKQIQATKQVQEFLKDGDDVIIIGIFSGETDKAYQLYQEAANGLREDYKFHHTFSNEIAKLLKASPGKLVVMQPEKFQSKHEPKMHVLDLKDSTDGSEIKEHVLKHALPLVGHRKPSNDVKRYTKRPLVVVYYTVDFSFDYRVATQYWRGKVLEVAKDFPEYVFAVSDEEDYSSEIKDLGLLESGEDVNVAILDEGGKKYAMEPEEFDSDVLRQFVLAFKKGKLKPIVKSQPVPKNNKGPVKVVVGKTFDTIVMDSKNDVLIEFYAPWCGHCKKLEPVYNELGKKYKNEKNLVIAKMDATANDVTNDHYKVEGFPTIYFAPRDKKNNPIKFEGGDRDLEHLSKFIEEHATKLSRTKEEL